DNA sequence from the Methanolobus psychrophilus R15 genome:
TGGCCCTGGATATCTATGAAAGGCTAAAAGAAGAAGTTTCTGACGATACAGAATTATATATGGGATTTGTAAAATGTCTGCAAAACCTTGCAAAAGTGTATGAATTTAAGAAAGAATACGCAACTGCAATTTCTCTCTTGCAGCAAGCTGCTAAGCTCCAGCAAGGATGCATAAGTACAATATCCGAAGACTGGATCGATGCAAAAGAACTCGGAAGTATATATACGTCCTTATCTAATGTTTTAGATATTTCAGGAGAAGTTGAAATGTCAGAGCAATTCCATTTAAAGGCCGCAGAGATCATGTCACAAATTATTTCTGATGATGATATTCAATGGGATGCAAAAAACCTCTTGGCTATGGAATCTCAGCTACAAGGAGGTTATTACCTATCTAAAGGTAAATATGGAATTGCGAAACCATATATTGAGGTAAGTCTTACATTTTATAAGAACGCCTTTGAACTCGACCCAACAGATCCCGAATATGTAGGGGGCTTTTTTTCATCTCTTCATTACCTTGGACTCCTTGACTATAATGCTGGATATTTAAAAGAGGCTATTGACAGATACAAAACTTCTTTTGCACTTATGGGAAAATTGATCGAGGCTTCTCCAGACGACCTGAAGCTCCTGGATAATGCTGTAGGTTTGTACTCTGCGATTGGTGCTGCTTGCTGCGTTGCGGATGAGCTTGAAACATCGAAACAGGCTTTTGAGCAGTCTATGGCTCTCCAGAGATCCATTACTGCAAAAGATCCAGACTACTCCTTTGAACCGGAGTGGGAGGCCACCCACTTAAAAGATTATGCCATGCTTCTCTTCAAACTGGGAGAGATAGAGGAAGCTGCAGCATACAGTGCAAAGGCTGAAGAGAAAAGAAGAGAGGCATCAACTACCGGGTCAACGACCTATGAATAAGCAGGTTGTCCGACAATTACTGTAAGTAATGGACCGATTCCTTCTTTCCGATTTAAAGCCTTTAAAAACCTTTTTTCCTCTTTTTTGGGATGAAATTGAATTGTCGGACAGCTATTCAGTAGTGGGTAATTGGCGTAGGAACCACCGACCACCGGGCCAAGAGCAGGCAGTACTATGGGTATCTGGTGTGAGTATCCCCCTGATGTATGCAGGTGTGGTGTTCAGGTGTCCGGAAGGTTTGTGAACCTGAACAGGGGCTTGCAAAACGCGATAGTCTCTGCATCAGGCCCAGCTCAATAAGGACACCGGTCCCGAACGGTCCTCTGAAGATCACTATCAGGATCGGTATTGCAAAGTCAAGGGCACTGATAAGGACCGAGAACAATTTAGTTTATGGTTGAAGGCGGAACTAAATTAAGATATCTCTTTTGAAGGGGGCTTTTTTGAGATACAGGCGATATGCCGGCTCATGATAATTCTGAATGTGCTGTTGATGTATGATCATTTGCGGGAATGGCGACGGATAACGCCGCCTGCGGCGGGGGTTGTTTTAGATCGCGCTACTGCGAAACGGAGGGTATGTTCAGTGCTTTTACTCTCTTCTCCTCTTCTGGAGGTAGGTGGCCCCGAAGATGATCATCACGGCAAGCCCCAGGAGCTCGGTCATGAAAAGGAAAAGCATTTGTGGATCCCCGATGTCTCCAAGATGTCCGTAGACTCTCAGCAGAAACTGCCAGAAGATCACTCTTCTTCTAACAGTCTTTTTTGAACTCCCATCCCAGCAAGGGTTACAGGGGTCTTCCACATGCTGTCAAGCAGCTGATGTATCAGGCTCGCCCCTGCCAGTGTGAGCACCCGGTAGTCTCCTTGGGTATATAGATAGTACCCTGCCGCTCCCAGCACTACAACAAAGAGCAGCGCATGTGCAAATATCCTCCCGTTGGCAAAGGTATCTGCAAAGAGCAACATGCCAACCGTCTTGTCGATGATGTCCGGCAGCATGGAGCCCACGATCACATACCTGTAGTCGATATGAGGGCGGACCTTAGGGAAGGCCAGGCCTGCGATGTAGAAAAGTGCAATGGCTATTCCTATATGTGCAAAAGGGAGCATTTGTACTGATAATACTTCCAATATATTAAAAATAATGCGATTATTTTCGAGGATATCTAACTGAGGATATCTAATTAGCTCCCAAACTCTCTCATTCTAATGGGACATATCATCTTCAATCAAACCTTCCAAATGAACAGAGAATCTGGAATACTGTACAGTGCTGTCTTTATGACTCGCAGGGTTTCTGATCTGCAATTGTGAACTTAAAAGTACTTCCCTTTCCTTCTTCGCTTATCAATTGTATATTCCCGTTGTGCATTTCAACAAACTGCTTAACCAGCGTTAGTCCCAGACCTGTGCCACCATACTTTCTCTTATGCGATGCATCGACCTGTGTGAATGGGTCAAATATGTCTTTTAGCAGGTGTCCGGGAATCCCGATCCCGGTGTCTGAGATAGATATCTGGATACTGGTGTCTATTTTTTTTGAAATAATGGAAACTTTGCCATGATCAGGAGTAAATTTTATGGCGTTGCTGAGAAGATTGTACATGATCTCTTTGAATTTCAGTTTGTCAGCGAATATTTCATCAGGCAGAATCTGATTCTCAACTTCAATATTGATATTTTTCCTTGATGCCAAAGGAGCCATCATTGTAAATATCTCATCGAACACTTCCTTAATAGAGAAATACTCACACTCAAGTTCCATTTTTCCTGCTTCTATTTTAGACAGATCAAGAACACCATTTATAAGCTCCAGAAGATGCTTCCCGCTTTCATTGATATTGTTAGCATATCTAAGTTGATCCCCTGTCAGCTCACCATATACCTGAGTGCTTAGCAGATCTGAAAAACCAATTATTGAATTAAGCGGAGTTCTTAATTCATGGCTCATGTTTGCAAGGAATTGCGACTTGGCCTTGCTGGCATATTCAGCCTCCCGTTTGGCATGAAGCAGTGCATCTTCAATTCTCTTTCTCTCAGTGATATCTCTGCCAACACCCAGCACACCTATTATTTTTCCATTTGAATCGTACATGGGGTTTTTAATTGTCTCCAGATATTCCCGATGCCCATCGTCTGCATAGGTGATCTCTTCTTCGTTCACAGTGGGTTTGCCAGCTTCCATAGCCATTCTGTCATTTTGGGTGAAAATATCTGCCAGGTCCTTTTCTACAAAATCATAGTCGGTCTTCCCGATAATTTCCGCTTCCCTGGAACCAAAAAAGCGTTCGAATTTGGTATTGCATGAAAGATAAACTCCCTTTGTATCCTTTAGCCAGACAAGGTCAGGGATAGTATCCACCAATGAACGCAGCTGTCCTTTGCTATTTCGTAGTTCAGTTGTTGCTTGTTTGCGTTCGGTGATGTCTATCGTTGTCGCCATGATCCTCTCTACACCATTGAGGGTCACAGAATTCAAGTGAACCTGCTCCCATGAAAGAGCTCCTGTTGTCTTAAGATTGAGCCATTCGAATTCCTGTGGTCCTTCAACAGCCGCTTTCCGGATCCAGGCCAGTGCATCATTAAAAGAGTATGGCGGATCCAGCCAGAGATCACTGGTTCTTAGCTCATCGACCGAGGAGACACCAATGGTGGCACAAGCCTTTGGATTTGCATCAATGATCTCGCCGGTGTCCCGGTCATGTATAAGAATTGAGACCGAGGAGTCTAAGAAAAGGGACCTGAACTGCTCTTCTTTTTCCTTTAGTGTCTCTTCACTCCTCTTGCGCTCTGTGATATCAACTAGAACAAGAGTAAGCCCGATAACCTCTCCTTTGGAATCTCTCAGGGGACTGTAAGTATTAGCGTACCACCGCCTGTTAAGTGACGAATCACCATATTCTTCAACAAGGATGAATGGTTCACCGGCGAGTGCCCGGTCAAAATTCGCTTTTGCTTTCTCCCTGTCTGCAGGGTATTTGATGTAGCTAAGCATGCTAGAGCCGATCCCGATCCTGACTCCCCATACCTGCTCCATCATTATCTGATGGTTTTTATTGAATGCAAGATACTGGTATTCCCTGTCAAGAGCGAATATGACGATATCTTTGGGGCTTTCAAGTACTCCCTGCAAGAGATTGTATGCCTGCCTGTACTCCTGCTCAGTCTTCTGCAACGCTTTTTCGGTTTTTTTGCGCTCGGAGATATCAAGAACAAAACCATCTACTATGAAAGTGTCTCCTTTCATACCACCAGTCATTCTCGCGTTAATTAGTATCCAGATATTCCTGCCATCTGAACGTACTATCTCATATTCGAAATTCTCAACATGGCCTTGTTCTTTAAGGATCTTTATCAGTTCTTCACGGCGTTTGGGATCGACATATAGCTGCTCCCCCATCTCCTGGAAGTAGCTCATGGCTTGCTCGGGGGTGGTCAGGCCTAAAATGTGGGCCATCTCGGGATTTGTCTGGAGCACTTTTTTTTCGGAGCTTATACGGAACATTCCCACAGGGACGTTATCAATGAAGTTCTTAAGCTTCGCCTCATTCTCCTTTAGTGCATCCTGGGTTCTTTTACGGGATAACTGGTTCTTTAGAACACTTCCAAGCAGCACAGTTCCGATCGGATAGATCAGCATTACCGGAAAACTGATATCTCTTAGAACTTCAAAGGCATATGGCCAGGGAAGCAGCAACATGCACAGGAGCATAACAACATGGACCAGAAGGCCAAAAATGTACAGATCGAACCTGCCAAGAAGTACCTGGAGCCTTTCATGATAATGCCTCCATAGCATCCCCAGTATCACCGAACAAAATGTAACAGAGATCCCGGTCACTGCTCCAATACCACCTTGATACAGGCGATAAGAAGCGACAATAAGTGCTCCAATGACCGCGGGAATGAATCCAAAGAAAAGACCAACAATGCTTAGCAGAATAGAACGTGTATCAAAGAACAATCCGGAAGAAAGCTCCCATGGATTTAGCATCAAGGCAATGCCTATCAGACCAATGATAACCCCTAATGCTGCACTTTTTAAACGCGTGTTCATTTCCATATTGAAAAAAAGAACATCGTACAGGACAGCTAAGGCAAGAAGCAAAGCTGCGTTGTTTATAAGGCCGATCAACATTTCAGCATTCATGGATACCTTCTACCAAAAGATTCTCTCCCATTATTATTAGATCAGACAAGACTTTACACATATCCGAGCTTGAAATTTATATTATTAAGGGGATACTTAATATATTTATCTACGGGAATAGATATATATTAAGGAGCAAAAGACCTCACCGCCTCCAACCATCATTTTCCGCCGAGATTCGCAACCCACAACCCGCCACCAGCACCCAAAACCGCACCTACTGCCACAACAAAGGTTGGCAAAGGTATCTGCAAAGGTACCATGCCAATCGTCTTGTCGATGAGGTCTGGCAGCATGGAACCCACGGCCACGTACATGTAGTCGGTAAAAACAATGCGATTATTTTGAGAAAAAATGTTGTACGAAGCAAGATGACCGCTTATTCCAACTTTTGGATATGGGGTCCCCTGCTTCATAAATTGAATGCTGGGGCTCTACACAAGGCCAAACATTATATATACATGCTGATTCTCATTTACAAGCGGGGAGTAATTCTGCAGATCATGTGCACTTTGTTTGTAAAAAAGTGTATTATATCTCATATGCATCGAAAACTGCAGAAGTGGTTTGAAAATGACGGTAGTAGCTGCAATTCCTGCATTCAACGAGGAGATAGCGATCGGAAGTGTTATTGTAAGGGCCAGGCAGTATGTGGACGAGGTCGTGGTGATAGATGACGGCAGCATTGACACCACCTTTCATGTGGCCGAGCTCATGGAAGCCACCTTACTGCACCACGAGAAGAACGCCGGCAAAGGCATGGCGCTTCACACCGCCTTTGATTGGGCCATAGAGAACAAAGTGGATGTACTGGTGACCCTGGATGCCGACGGCCAGCACAACCCCGACGAGATCCCCCTCATTATCGAGCCCATCCTTAGCAAGGAAGCCGATATCGTCAACGGCGCAAGGTTCCTCAAAGACCACGACATCAAGGTTCCCCGGTACCGCCGCATCGGTCAGGAAATATTAACACACGCCACCAACATGGCAGCCAATGTAAAACTGAACGATTCCCAGAGCGGCTTCCGTGCCTTTTCTAAAGAGACTTTTTCTGCCTTTAAGTTCAACAACAGCGGTATGGGCATAGAGTCTGAGATGATCCACGATGCGTCTGCAGCCGGCTTCAAGATCACAGAAGTGCCGATAACCTGCAGATACGATGTCAAAGGTTCTACTTTCAATCCCGTGAAGCATGGGATGAGTGTGCTGGGGTCTATAATCAATCTGTTTGGGAGGGAGCGTCCATTATTGTATTTTGGAGTGCCTGGACTGATATGTGTGTTAATAGGCCTGACATTAGGATTCTGGACCGTGTTCGGATATAATGTTGGCGAGGGGCTCTGGGTTGGGAAGGCTATGCTGGCGATGACGTTTGTTCTGGTGGGGGTCTTTGGGGTATTTACAGGGATGATATTGAACTCGATCGCTCAAAAACAGGTTTGACTCTCGCCCATATTCGTGTTTCTGATCTCGTCCTCTGTAGACGTGGTAGTAAATACCGGCGTATGATGCATATTTTTTTAAGATTGTGATATCGCTCGCAAGACTTTAATAACATGGTATCGATAAGGCAATATGGGGAGTATAATGTTGACAACTACGGTCACGACGACCACGTCAGCTGCCACATCATCAGTTGCTGCTGGGATCGTGTCAATGACAACACAGGTAGGTCTTGCAGAATATGGTTTGCTGGCCATTATTTCACTTATCCTGCTGTTATCTGCAAAGGAAATACTATCAGCATCCAAGAGGTGGAGCAAGTCCCTTGACTGCTCTCTTACCATGCCCATTATGTCACTGTTTGTGGCCTTTGTGGCTATTATTAGCTTTAAAATATTAGAGATAATCTCATCGACTTCTGTGTGAACTACCCAGACCTTGAAGAGAATGGAATTTCTGGCCAGGTTTCTTTAAAGCTCAGTTACATCTCCTTTCTTTTCGAGTGCCTTGCTCTTCTATTGATATGGGGTTTGTAGGAGCCGACCCATACCCTTCAGATCATATACCTGCTTCACATCTAAAAATATGGAAGGAGGGGGATGAAGCCGAACAGGAAGATATTCACAAAACCGTGGGTCAGGCTTACCAGGGGCAGACTTCCTGTTCTTTGGAACATGTACCCCAGCACCATTCCTGCACAGAAGGTGTACAGAATCTCCTGGAAGGTACCATAGCCGGAGTGCATGACACCAAAAAGCAGGCTTGCAATGAGCAGACCCCTGAACATCCCAAAAGAGCTTTCCATCCTGGTCTGTAACAAAGACCTGAAGATAAGCTCTTCGATAAATCCTACTATGAATATCATAACAATGGACAATTTGAGCAGGCTTGCAACAGAGAGGTCGGGTACAAGGTTTGCTGCAGGGATGATCATGGACTCGCCCCATCCAATGATACCTCCCACAATGAAGGATAGGGGGATATATATCAACAGTTTTCTTGAGGTCAGGCCTATACTTTGGAGGTCCATGCCCTGATGCCGTATGACAAGATATGCAGGCAACAGGAGAGGCACATATATGAATATGAAAAAATAGAGCGTCATCTCCGAATAAACAGGCATGGACACGTTCAAAAGTCTTAATAGAGGAAGCAGCGCCAATACCTGAAAGGACCTGGAGATATGCGATTCCGGGGTCCACATGACAATAACAGATAATGAAAGCATCGTAATTACGTGCAAGATGACCCCTGCCGACACGTGACCGGAGTAGATGAGCATTTCTGCAGAGATTATAGCAATTACGGGGATCAGAAGTATCTGAGGATCTTTCTTTGAAGTAAGATAATAAGAGAGGGAGTTTTTCGAGATGTGTCTTCTCCTAAGCTCCATCTTAAGCTTCCGTGACATTGATCCACAGATGAAGGTCCCTGTAAGGCTCGTTAATATCTTCTTCTCTGTAGAGCAGGTACTGCAGTTTCATGTCGTTTCCAGTGATCTCCGGGGTGAAGGACAGGGGCTGCTCCCAGGTGGCATTGTGCTCCAGAGGGATGTGCCTGTAGCTGTCCGGAATATCCATTGGCTCGTTGTCCAGTCGCAGCTCCAGGGAATAGTTGACCATTGAGTATTCGTGGTTGACAACCCCGACTATGACATCAACGCTCTCCCCCTTCACAAGACGTGTGTTGTAATCGTCTGCCATGCCCTGTGGGCCCAGTATGTAGAACTCAGTGAACCTCTCACCCTGTTTTGGGGTCGCCACCACATACACCAGAGTGAACACTGATAACAGGATGGAAATGACAAGCACTATGCTCAGGATCCGGTCAAGCCTGGACTGAGATCTTGTGGTCATCTCGTTTTGCAGGGACAGATACATTCGCGTAAAAGGGACTGAGAATGCATCATCTCCCAGACCTTTCCTCCTGCGGGCAGCTATCAGGACCATCAGGAGAGTGAATACTGAGATGGATGCCAGCACGGGAGCAAGCCGTATGCCCCAGGGAGTGTAATTGAGGCCCAGGCCTATGAGAGGGACCACTGCTATGCTCAGGCCAAAGCTCAGGGCGACACGTTCTATACCGTCCAGATCATCCTTTCCGGGGAACAGGGCTGCTATCAGGGCATAGCCGGGGAGGAAGAGCACCACGGGCAGGCCCAGTACAGTGCGGATGGGACTTGCGCTCAAAAGCGGTATAAGTACAGATAATACAGTGGCTGCCACAAGGGCAATGATGATCCTGAGATCTGTCATGGATGGCATCTGCTTCTTATTAACAGGGCATGTTAGATAAGCATTCAGAAATGATGATACTAAAAAGAGCGTCGCAAATAATAAATCAGGTTTGGACGAATAGGAGATTGAATAAAAAGATATACAACTAGTATGAGGGAGATGTTGTCTTGAAACAATATACCAGATCATCTTCAGTTGGTCTCGCTTTACTTTTATCTGTGGGGGCCATGCTCTTACTGATGTCCACAGCAGGTGCGATCTCAAATGTAACCATATCGCCTGAGGAGCCGTTTGTCGGCGATGAAGTGACCATTACCGGTCATGGCGACCCTGACAGTGAGATACTGGCCCGCACGAACTATACAGTGGCTGTGCCGGTGGAAAATAGCTCTTACGAGTATGGGCTTGATAAGGTGAAGGTCCCTGCAGGGACGGATAATTTCTCTGTGGAGGCTGAGAACGTCAGCAGCCTGAGCATTCAGGTGAAAAAGTTCGAGATACCTTTCACGCGCACTACCCTGGCCAACAGTACAGGCTATGCAAGGATATCCCAGTCCCATGTGCCTCCGATGACCTATAACATAACGATCTCGGGCGGGTCAGATGAGGATGAGGTCAATGTCACTCTGGAAGGAGCATCTACCATTAAGGCTGATGAAGAAGGTTATTTCGAGTACTCGTATAAGACAGATAACATTCCGGCGGGGCTTTTCATTGTTGCCATAGATAACAGCACCTTTGAGATAGAGCTGCAGGAGAGGCCTGAGAGCGAAGAGAATGAGACCAGTCCTGGCCTTATCCAGGTATTTGGCAACTGGCTGACCAGGATCCAGAGAGGCTGACCGGGGCAAAGCATTTAATGTGGCATCAGGAGTGCCCTTAGCGGCAGTATTATTTTACCTTTTCTTTTTTACAATATATACAAGCAAGAAGAGCACCACGACTGCAATACCCAGGACCTCGGTCACCAGTAAGGCCTGGAGGCCATGCTCGTTTGCGCTGCCAAGGTTCCTGTAAATGCCCACAAAGTACTGCCAGAAAGACCCGCCCTCTCCTTCCAGTCTTTTGAACTCCCAGCCCAGCAATGGCCACAGGAAAGTTACAGGAGTTTTCCACATGCTGTCAAGCAGCTGATGTATCAGGCTCGCCCCTGCCAGCGTGAGCACACGGGAATCTCCTTTTCTGGTATAGAAATAGTACCCTGCCGCCCCCAACACCACAACAAAGAGCAGCGCATGTGCAAAGATCCTCCCGTTGGCAAAGGTATCTGCAAAGAGTATCATGCCAACCGTCTTGTCGATGATGTCCGGCAGCATGGAGCCCGCGATCACATACCAGTAGTTGATATGCGGCCTGATCTTCGGGAACGCCAGGGCTGCCATGTAGAATAGGAAAAGGGTTATTCCGATGTGTGCAAAGAGAAGCATTGTATTGGTAATGGTGCTGATACTTGAAAAATGGTATGATTCCAGAACAGGTCGCGCCTCATTCAAGGTCCGTATCTCTGACCCCTTATGCAAAAGAGCTTTCGGAATATTTTTCTGAATCTGTCAATAAGTATTCATATAATAAATTGTGAACTACCACTCTATGAATAGGGTGGCTTCCTGCTTCATTCTTTCCTCTTTTGAAGACAAGTCCACAGGCTCTTCCCGCAGTCCCTGCGGTGCTAAATTCCTATTAGATTTTGCTTATCTAAAGCAAACTTTTTGATATTAATAGCGGCCTTAATATCTCTATCATGATTGGTTTTACAATCAGGACACTGCCATTCCCTGTCTGTAAGTGTTAATTTTCCGTTGTGGAATCCGCACACATTACAGATTTTAGTCGATGGCTCGAATTGTCCTATGCGGAGTATTGTTTTTCCAAGCCATTTTGCCTTATATTCCAGCATGGTTACAAACGAACTCCATGAAGCATCTGCTATGCTTTGTGCAAGACAATGGTTTTTCAACATACCTCTAACGTTTAAAGTTTCCATTGCTACCGCTTGGTTCTCGCTTATGAGCTTAGAGGATAACCTGTGTTGAAAATCATTTCTTTGGTTGCTGATTCTTTCATGTGCCTTTGATACTGCAGATCTGGCCTTTGCCCTGTTCTTTGAACCCTTCTGCTTCCTGATTAATCTCTTTTGCAAGACTACAAGGCGCGGTATAGATGTTTTAAGGTACTTTGGATTTTCAATTCTCTCTCCATTGGAAAGAACTGCAAAGTCCTTGATACCTACATCTACCCCCACTGTTGTTTTTTCATCGAACAAAAACGCGGACGGTGTTTCCAGTCCATCGTCTACAAGAATACTGATATAGTATTTTCCTGTCGGGGTTCTGGACACCGTAGCTGTTTTTCCATCTCCGCAATACTTGCGATGTAGTTTTGTTTTTACCCATCCTATCTTTGGGAGTTTTACTTTATTGTTCTCAAAGTCCACGTCATAGAACTGAGGTACTGAAAACGATTGCACCGGATTCTTCTTTGACTTGAAATTTGGAAATCCCGTTTTCTCCCTGAAGAACTTAGTATATGCATTTTCAAGATTAAGAGTAGCACCCTGTAATGATTGAGAATTTACGTCCTTTAGCCACTCATGTTCTTCTTTTAGTCCGGTTAACATTTTATTAAGAGAGAATCTTGATATTGCTTTTCCGCTCTGTTCGTATGACTTGATTTTGTTTTCTAAAGCCCAATTATAGACGAACCTACATGCGCCGAAATGCTGGAAAAACGATTCTTCCTGTTCTTTTGTAGGGTACATTCTATACTTGCAGGCTTTTAACATACAATATTTATATGTCCATTTAACGCTTATATATATTATGCTAAGTTGCAATGGGACGTCGTTTTGGAGAATAGACGTAATTCATCCACCTGTTTCATTTCAAAGAAACGAAACTCCCATTAAATTTCCGATTTAACGTGAGTGTGAAAACGGTGGTATTCTTACTACATTATTATAAAAATTGAGTAGGTTCAGAAAGTTTATATGCAAGGAATACACTGTATAAAGCGGTAGGTAACTGCTGATTGTGTGTGCGTCTATTATGAATAACCGTGCATCATAGATTGCATGAATAAGATCTGCAGACGAAACTTGCAAACAGGTGGTACAAAAATGACAATCGTAGCTGCAATCCCTGCATTCAACGAGGAGATAGCCATAGGCAGCGTTATTGCAAGGGCAAGACAGCATGTGGACGAAGTTCTTGTCATCGATGACGGCAGCTCCGACAATACCTGTCGCGTAGCCGAGATCATGGGAGCCACGGTCCTGCGCCACTCTCAGAATGCCGGTAAAGGCATGGCGCTTCGCACCGCCTTTGAGTGGGCTATGACTAAGCAGGTGGACATCCTGGTGACCCTTGATGCCGACGGTCAGCACAACCCCGACGAGATCCCCCGCTTGATTGAGCCCATCCTCTGGCAGAAGGCCCATATGGTCAACGGCGCAAGGTTCCTCAAAGGCCACAGCATCAAGGTACCAAGTTACAGACGCCTGGGCCAGGAAATATTAACACACGCCACCAACATGACCGCCAATGTAAAACTGAACGACTCCCAGAGCGGCTTCCGGGCCTTTTCTAAAGAGACTTTTTCTGCCTTCAAGTTCAACAACAACGGCATGGGCGTGGAGTCTGAGATGATCCACGATGCAACTGTGGCTGGATTTACCATCACTGAAGTGCCTATTTCCTGTCGCTACGATGTGGAAGGGTCTACGTTCAATCCCATGAAGCATGGAATGAACGTGCTGGGCTCGATCATCAACCAGTTTGAGAGGAAGCATCCGCTGTTGTATTTTGGGTTACCTGGATTAATTTTTGTGTTTATTGGCCTGATTATTGGGTTCTGGACAGTGTACGGCTATAATGCTGGTAATGGCTTCTGGGTAGGAAAGGCCATGCTTGCGATGACGTTTGTTCTGGTGGGGAGTTTTGGGATGTTCACGGGGATGATATTGAATTCAGTGGCACTTCTTGTGAACGATTTTAAAAAAATGAATTGACGAGGGGAGAAGAGTGAACATTCATGAAAGGTCCGAAGGGACATTAAGAATACTAGTAGTTTCACAGCATTTCCCTCCTGAAAGATCAGGTAATTCGTCCCGTATCTCGGATATGGCAAAATATTTGTCAAAAGATAACTGTGATGTTATTGTTCTAGCACCACATCCCTGTTTTCCCCCAGGGTCCTTTGGGAAAAAGTGGTGCATTTCTGAAAAAAGTACGCTTAATGGTGTACAACTTATCAATCTCCTTTCGTGGCAGCCGTGTTCAAAAGATCCAGGTTTTGTCGAGAGGATGGCATATTATCTATCATTTCCTTGCCATGCCGTGCTGTGGTCAGCTTTCAACTATAAGAGATATGATGTGATCATGACATCTGCACCTCCTATATTCACAGGTTTTGCTGGTCTTTCTTCAAAGATACTATTCAAGAAAAAATGGGTTATGGATGTTCGTGACCTGTGGATCAATGCTTCGATCTCATTGGGTTTCCTTAAAGAAGGGAGTTTATTTGAAAAGATAAGTCGGATGTATGAACAAGCTTGTTATTCAAGGGCTGATATGATAAGTGTGACTACGCAGGAATTGGGCGAAGATATTGTGAGGACCTATGATAGTATCAGTCCTCTTAAAGTAAAAGTGGTTTCCAACGGTGTAGATACAGACTTTTTCTATCCTCTGCAGGTTGAGAAAAAGAACCAGATCATCTATGCAGGTAATATAGGTCATGCTCAGGACCTTGAGAACGTGATCCTTGCAATGAAACAGATAAATGAATCGTATCCTTTGAAGTTTATCATAGCGGGTGACGGAGATACAAAGAACGAATTGCAGGAAATTGTTGCTGACAATGGCCTTGAGGACCTTGTGGTCTTCCCCGGTCTTGTGCCAAGGGAAGAGGTA
Encoded proteins:
- a CDS encoding multi-sensor signal transduction histidine kinase, which encodes MNAEMLIGLINNAALLLALAVLYDVLFFNMEMNTRLKSAALGVIIGLIGIALMLNPWELSSGLFFDTRSILLSIVGLFFGFIPAVIGALIVASYRLYQGGIGAVTGISVTFCSVILGMLWRHYHERLQVLLGRFDLYIFGLLVHVVMLLCMLLLPWPYAFEVLRDISFPVMLIYPIGTVLLGSVLKNQLSRKRTQDALKENEAKLKNFIDNVPVGMFRISSEKKVLQTNPEMAHILGLTTPEQAMSYFQEMGEQLYVDPKRREELIKILKEQGHVENFEYEIVRSDGRNIWILINARMTGGMKGDTFIVDGFVLDISERKKTEKALQKTEQEYRQAYNLLQGVLESPKDIVIFALDREYQYLAFNKNHQIMMEQVWGVRIGIGSSMLSYIKYPADREKAKANFDRALAGEPFILVEEYGDSSLNRRWYANTYSPLRDSKGEVIGLTLVLVDITERKRSEETLKEKEEQFRSLFLDSSVSILIHDRDTGEIIDANPKACATIGVSSVDELRTSDLWLDPPYSFNDALAWIRKAAVEGPQEFEWLNLKTTGALSWEQVHLNSVTLNGVERIMATTIDITERKQATTELRNSKGQLRSLVDTIPDLVWLKDTKGVYLSCNTKFERFFGSREAEIIGKTDYDFVEKDLADIFTQNDRMAMEAGKPTVNEEEITYADDGHREYLETIKNPMYDSNGKIIGVLGVGRDITERKRIEDALLHAKREAEYASKAKSQFLANMSHELRTPLNSIIGFSDLLSTQVYGELTGDQLRYANNINESGKHLLELINGVLDLSKIEAGKMELECEYFSIKEVFDEIFTMMAPLASRKNINIEVENQILPDEIFADKLKFKEIMYNLLSNAIKFTPDHGKVSIISKKIDTSIQISISDTGIGIPGHLLKDIFDPFTQVDASHKRKYGGTGLGLTLVKQFVEMHNGNIQLISEEGKGSTFKFTIADQKPCES
- a CDS encoding glycosyl transferase family protein, with amino-acid sequence MTIVAAIPAFNEEIAIGSVIARARQHVDEVLVIDDGSSDNTCRVAEIMGATVLRHSQNAGKGMALRTAFEWAMTKQVDILVTLDADGQHNPDEIPRLIEPILWQKAHMVNGARFLKGHSIKVPSYRRLGQEILTHATNMTANVKLNDSQSGFRAFSKETFSAFKFNNNGMGVESEMIHDATVAGFTITEVPISCRYDVEGSTFNPMKHGMNVLGSIINQFERKHPLLYFGLPGLIFVFIGLIIGFWTVYGYNAGNGFWVGKAMLAMTFVLVGSFGMFTGMILNSVALLVNDFKKMN
- a CDS encoding abortive infection protein; this translates as MELRRRHISKNSLSYYLTSKKDPQILLIPVIAIISAEMLIYSGHVSAGVILHVITMLSLSVIVMWTPESHISRSFQVLALLPLLRLLNVSMPVYSEMTLYFFIFIYVPLLLPAYLVIRHQGMDLQSIGLTSRKLLIYIPLSFIVGGIIGWGESMIIPAANLVPDLSVASLLKLSIVMIFIVGFIEELIFRSLLQTRMESSFGMFRGLLIASLLFGVMHSGYGTFQEILYTFCAGMVLGYMFQRTGSLPLVSLTHGFVNIFLFGFIPLLPYF
- a CDS encoding transposase, IS605 OrfB family, whose amino-acid sequence is MYPTKEQEESFFQHFGACRFVYNWALENKIKSYEQSGKAISRFSLNKMLTGLKEEHEWLKDVNSQSLQGATLNLENAYTKFFREKTGFPNFKSKKNPVQSFSVPQFYDVDFENNKVKLPKIGWVKTKLHRKYCGDGKTATVSRTPTGKYYISILVDDGLETPSAFLFDEKTTVGVDVGIKDFAVLSNGERIENPKYLKTSIPRLVVLQKRLIRKQKGSKNRAKARSAVSKAHERISNQRNDFQHRLSSKLISENQAVAMETLNVRGMLKNHCLAQSIADASWSSFVTMLEYKAKWLGKTILRIGQFEPSTKICNVCGFHNGKLTLTDREWQCPDCKTNHDRDIKAAINIKKFALDKQNLIGI
- a CDS encoding glycosyl transferase family protein, whose product is MTVVAAIPAFNEEIAIGSVIVRARQYVDEVVVIDDGSIDTTFHVAELMEATLLHHEKNAGKGMALHTAFDWAIENKVDVLVTLDADGQHNPDEIPLIIEPILSKEADIVNGARFLKDHDIKVPRYRRIGQEILTHATNMAANVKLNDSQSGFRAFSKETFSAFKFNNSGMGIESEMIHDASAAGFKITEVPITCRYDVKGSTFNPVKHGMSVLGSIINLFGRERPLLYFGVPGLICVLIGLTLGFWTVFGYNVGEGLWVGKAMLAMTFVLVGVFGVFTGMILNSIAQKQV